The genomic interval GCCAGAGTTAAAGAGATTTTGTACCAGGGCCTTGTGAAACTTGTTTTGTTGGACCCTTCTGCCTCTAGCTGTGTTTTTGACTTCCTGTGGCCTCACTTCCTGCAATTCTATAAGGAGGTATTGTTCTCTGTAAAATATAGCTTCATGCAATTTAGAATCATAGATACAATTTGTGTCAGATGATTGGGAGCATGTTGTAGATGACAGGTTGAATAGAGTATGTTACTGTGTCATGCAGGATGCTGCTACCCCTCTTAGGCTTGATAATTGTTCAAAGTTGGATAGtggaaaattttcattaatagaACCTCTGGACAGTCTTCTATCGTGTGTTTCatgtattcttcttcttcagccaCATGGTAAACCTGACCGGCCATCTGACTTCTCTTTGCCATGCTTTGGGTTTTCCCTTTCACAAGAGAATGAGGTGATGGATCTCTGTCCCATACAACAGATGTAaacactcaatttttttatcatgtatctTGTGGCTATATTGTTCTTTAAACTCTTACAGGCAGGAACATCAACATCTGGTGAACTATTCTCAAATGCCTTAAAGAAAATCCGTACAACTTTGAGCCAATACAGATTAGGTAATATCCATACTGATTACCTGatacatatttatattcatttgcTGGTTCggccttttctttttttgtcattCTCTGCACCATGATGTATCTGGTATTGTAGTAGTGTGTGAATTTTTCTGTTTGATAAATTTTTGCTATTCCATGTTGGTTTGACCGTCCAGGTGAGCACCAGGAGTCTGGATCTCATCCTGCCAACGGTGAGAAGACTTGCTGTGATGGTCCTATACTTGCTGGAATTATAGAGGTCATAGTGAACATAATTATTGCAGAACTGGAAAAAGCATCAGAAGAACAAAAGATGACCTTTGAAAAAGAAATCCTGGAACTTATTGACGTTTATGATTCTTTAGAAAAGGCATCAGGTACCAACAAACAGGGAACTCTCCTTAGAAAAGGGTCTAAGGTAAATGTGCAAGATATCCCTGATAAAACTGACAATGCATCCAAAGAGGGCTCTCGTCCTTCCGCtccaaaattatttcaaatgagAAGGCATTTCCTTGTAACCTCAAGTATTCATCAATTGCTTGGGATTGCAGTTAAGTTATTCAGTGCTGGCAATTATAATAACCAGGCAGTTTCTCAGAGCAACAGTCAATCACTTTAAGAAAGCATTTGATCAGTGTTTGAAACTAGTGTCCTTTGCTTTAAAAGCTTGTCTTCATCAAATAAAGTTCATCACTTCTGTAGGACGGACACTATGGAGGGGATCCGTTTGAAACTCTAATTTATGGAGATGTCAAACCGCTGGGACGTCCAGTAATGCAGTTGGCCTGGTTACTCAAATCAAGTCCAAAGTTACAAAGCAGTGCCaagaaaaaagaagccaaaggaGATCAGCTCCATTTATCACTGTTATGCTTGAACGAgttgtttaaattgaattcaTATCATGACAGTTTCAATGAGCTGATTGAGGATCTTGTCTGTGTGGCTGCTCCAGAGTTTGAATTGGAGTGTGAAATGGATGATGTTCAGGGTAGCATCCATGAACAAGACTTGATGATGGATGACAGTCATGTGAAATCCATAAATTTACTATTGGAGAAACGGATAAAACCACTATATTTGGTGCTTCTTTCTGCATCATTTTATCGAGAAACAGAGGTATCTCTATTTATGATCAACAGTACTTTCTTTATTCTTCTATACATTCTTCTATAGACTTGTAGATTCTGCATGTTGCTTCAAGATTGCATGTAAGTATGTGTGATATTTGCCTCCTTCTGAATCTCAACtccattataatttaaaattggtGGAAGTAAGACAATATTGTTACACGAAGGCTTCATTCCTAGACCAATTATGAAGACTTTTAATGCATCTAACTTTTTTTGagggaaaaaacaaaatatgatttatcctcATAGATTCCTTATCATCCTGTTTTCCTCAGTTAACCTTCTATAAGGTAATGTAGTTGATTGAATTGGCTGTTGAATGAAGGTAATTTACCTTTCAGACATTCATCTCCAGAATGTAACACTGGTTGATTCAAATTGCTACTTTTGGCAGAGCAAGccttttttttacataaattaaaaaagatactCTTTGATTATCCAAGTTGATGAGGCTAGTCATATCATCTCATTCTTAttagttctttattttttgtcaaGTTCTTTGTTCTGGTCTTACTCTTGAACATTCCTTTTTCAGGTTTTGTCAGAATTGTTTCTAACCATCTGCAAGAAACTGCCTGACAAAATAAGGGCTTCTCATGGATGTTGGGTGGTGAAAATCTGCAGGAATACTATGATTGAAAGTCCTAATGCCGCAAGAAGTGTTCTTGATCTAGCCATTCATCTTGTATCATCCCCATATGATCTGATTCTCGCTCATGAGATTGCTTCAGAGCTAGTGAAGGTCATTGGATCTGAAGATAAAGAACCAATTGAGTTATCTGAAGCATTTGCAATTGTAAATTATTCTACAAAGACTGCAATTGCTTCCGTTTTACTTCAATTAGTTGAACAATCTCTCACTGATTTAGATTGGTCTACGTCAAAACTAAAATCCTACACTATTTCATATCAAGAAGCCAGAGTTTCTGGAGAGAGGTCTAATGGATCAGTGCTTGAAGAATCACTCTATTCCAGAACAGAAGCATTAGTAAATCTGCTGTCTTCTTTCACAGAGATGAACCTCAATGGTATGTTCTCAtcagaaaaaataagaaaaaccatCATTACCAATGTTTGCACAGACATTAACAATCATACCATCTTCTTGCAGACTCTCAATCAGATCAGCTACTTCGAATAACCACAAAGTTCTACAAGCTCTTAGCGAGAATGACAAAGCTTTGCATCGCGCCGAAGGGATCCAAACAACTTCTACCGGGCCACAAGTTTCAGAAACTCGCAGAAACAACATGCCGAAAGCTTACTAGTCCTCTGTATAACTTTGTGGCACTAGTGCAAAGAGTGAGCACATTGAGCAAATCCATTTTTCTTCTTACCTTTGTTatcttatataattatattgcAATGCAGAACCAACAGGAGAATGTTCAGAGAAAGGGAATCATCGGCAAGATCAAAAGGGAGAGTAAATGCATTCCTGAACTGATATTCCAGATAGAAGACTATGAAAAATATCTCATTCAGTTGAGTAAGCTAACTAAAGTTAATTTACTGAGACATGCTAAGCGTAGCACTGCAAGGGATTTTAAGATTTTGGAAGCAAAGAAACCTGAAAGAGATGAGCCTTGTTCTTCATCATCTGAAGCTGAAGGTGAAGGTGAACATGAGCTAGTTAATGAAGATGCATGCATGGAACCTTGTGATGAAGAGAGCacaggtgaagaagaaggagaggaaaTGGTGATAAAAAGCAGAAGCAAAGTTGAATAAGGTGGTGCAAGACTCTgatgaagaaacatgaagatgaatcaaAGGTTGGTATATAATGAACTTCAGATTCTGTGAATACTTTTTTCAGTTATGATTTTATGACAATGACTAGGGAGAAACAATTTGATGAGTAGTGAAAGTTTTGAAAACTTTCTgctttattgatatttttaaatatatatatatatatatatatatctagtaCATTTGATTTAATCAGGTTTGGCATTCGGGTCTAATGAACTCTTAATTTATTGGTATTAGATGTTTTATACAggatgtttgtgtttttgttaagaaaataaatttacattttaGCTCATGTAAAGCTAGAGTATGGGTAAATTGagatattaactttttttatctGTATGGTcttgatg from Dioscorea cayenensis subsp. rotundata cultivar TDr96_F1 chromosome 7, TDr96_F1_v2_PseudoChromosome.rev07_lg8_w22 25.fasta, whole genome shotgun sequence carries:
- the LOC120264738 gene encoding LOW QUALITY PROTEIN: Fanconi anemia group I protein (The sequence of the model RefSeq protein was modified relative to this genomic sequence to represent the inferred CDS: deleted 1 base in 1 codon; substituted 2 bases at 2 genomic stop codons) codes for the protein MSVGDLSASQIAEEIIILSKDPLSTLPSSFSDSDLVAAAATAPNSASFLSALLSLLSCSPCPSLLHALTPSLPTLLLPSISVPDSPHPLDLLPRILDLASADASVSPIIDRFLDADWPKHLLLKLASILRDFPASIPLSGFLHKILTEMKGIDLQDLPSLAYQLLVVASKGPDRRSVVRGLLGFFGNPVRGAGAVVRQVEGTVLMHLNFAVKQDPALGQEIVASVRLDLRSISHFVVAVLFSIARVRRFNESSIGALRMAVLGSRRDFQAARDCKWLLDCLKEECLEIALSVEKAFMKAINESNCGREHVVPSIVQFGFVLLESVESENGEDAGCSGGLVSIEELGISTLKTLFEVHDMARNEIIEQCKFRVLSLKPQQSAAVIRLLGNLVQSYPFPMLEHVGKLKELLDYFIFMHEKTATSLVNAILPLIRFSCDLQDYIILVVRKAMFRREDAVRLAATSAIIEMILAENRLKRNNTSSLQDSSSQASCSQQADLHCKNKEGLFQELSGLLRRCLSQQARVKEILYQGLVKLVLLDPSASSCVFDFLWPHFLQFYKEDAATPLRLDNCSKLDSGKFSLIEPLDSLLSCVSCILLLQPHGKPDRPSDFSLPCFGFSLSQENEAGTSTSGELFSNALKKIRTTLSQYRLGEHQESGSHPANGEKTCCDGPILAGIIEVIVNIIIAELEKASEEQKMTFEKEILELIDVYDSLEKASGTNKQGTLLRKGSKVNVQDIPDKTDNASKEGSRPSAPKLFQMRRHFLVTSSIHQLLGIAVKLFSAGNYNNQAVSQSNSQSLXESIXSVFETRRTLWRGSVETLIYGDVKPLGRPVMQLAWLLKSSPKLQSSAKKKEAKGDQLHLSLLCLNELFKLNSYHDSFNELIEDLVCVAAPEFELECEMDDVQGSIHEQDLMMDDSHVKSINLLLEKRIKPLYLVLLSASFYRETEVLSELFLTICKKLPDKIRASHGCWVVKICRNTMIESPNAARSVLDLAIHLVSSPYDLILAHEIASELVKVIGSEDKEPIELSEAFAIVNYSTKTAIASVLLQLVEQSLTDLDWSTSKLKSYTISYQEARVSGERSNGSVLEESLYSRTEALVNLLSSFTEMNLNDSQSDQLLRITTKFYKLLARMTKLCIAPKGSKQLLPGHKFQKLAETTCRKLTSPLYNFVALVQRNQQENVQRKGIIGKIKRESKCIPELIFQIEDYEKYLIQLSKLTKVNLLRHAKRSTARDFKILEAKKPERDEPCSSSSEAEGEGEHELVNEDACMEPCDEESTGEEEGEEMVIKSRSKVE